The proteins below are encoded in one region of Caulobacter henricii:
- a CDS encoding thiol-disulfide oxidoreductase DCC family protein — protein sequence MIPAVTVWFDGDCPLCVREIALMRRLDKRGAIAFENVAGDGSCPIDRADLLARFHAREAGGPMVSGAAAFAALWRAIPVLAPFGQLARLPPLLWILERAYRGFLRLRPRLQALVRRLDARPSRDAA from the coding sequence ATGATCCCCGCCGTGACGGTGTGGTTCGACGGCGATTGTCCCCTCTGCGTTCGGGAGATCGCCCTGATGCGCCGGTTGGACAAACGCGGGGCTATAGCCTTCGAGAACGTGGCCGGCGACGGGAGCTGTCCGATCGACCGGGCCGATCTGCTGGCGCGCTTCCATGCCCGCGAGGCCGGTGGGCCCATGGTCTCGGGCGCGGCCGCCTTCGCCGCCTTGTGGCGGGCCATTCCGGTTTTGGCCCCGTTCGGACAGCTGGCGCGTCTTCCGCCGCTGTTGTGGATTCTGGAACGGGCCTATCGCGGCTTTCTGCGCCTGCGGCCCCGCCTGCAGGCCCTGGTTCGCCGCCTGGATGCCCGCCCGAGCCGAGACGCCGCATGA
- a CDS encoding DUF3429 domain-containing protein has product MKPSSPIPPVVLAYGLLGLIPFLAPPLVGWLLPEQAALAGRALALYGGLILSFLGGARWALAVREARVDGRVVSLAMIPTLAALAILLLPDAMRAAQLALLALALLIHGAWDVWSRGLTAWYPRLRLVLTLGAVAGLSAGALLLHG; this is encoded by the coding sequence ATGAAGCCCTCATCCCCTATTCCGCCCGTCGTCCTGGCCTATGGCCTGCTGGGCCTGATCCCCTTTCTGGCCCCGCCCCTGGTCGGCTGGCTGCTGCCTGAACAGGCCGCCCTGGCCGGCCGCGCCCTGGCCCTTTATGGCGGCCTGATCCTGTCCTTTCTGGGCGGCGCCCGCTGGGCCCTGGCGGTTCGCGAGGCCCGGGTCGATGGCCGGGTGGTGTCCCTGGCCATGATCCCGACCCTGGCCGCCCTGGCGATCCTGCTCCTGCCGGACGCGATGCGGGCGGCGCAGCTGGCCCTGCTGGCCCTGGCCCTCTTGATCCACGGGGCCTGGGATGTCTGGTCGCGCGGCCTGACCGCCTGGTATCCGCGCCTGAGGCTGGTTCTGACCCTCGGGGCGGTGGCCGGACTGTCGGCCGGGGCCCTGCTGCTTCATGGCTGA
- a CDS encoding SDR family NAD(P)-dependent oxidoreductase has product MAEAPDPCGRLAVVVGGTGGVGAALAAALVGDPAHDRVIVLSRRPPAEAAAAEAGARLVWIAADILDEASLAEAARQIGALGVPTLILIATGLLHGDGLAPEKSLRNLNSEALTRVLQVNAVGPALVAKHLLPLTPRDRPSVLAALSARVGSIGDNQLGGWYGYRASKAALNMLIRTLAVEHRRTRPLGVCVVLHPGTVATALSAPFQTGVPDGKLFTPVQSAAALLAVVAGLGPEANGGFYAWDGSPIAW; this is encoded by the coding sequence ATGGCTGAGGCCCCTGACCCCTGCGGCCGGCTGGCGGTGGTCGTCGGCGGCACGGGCGGGGTCGGCGCCGCCCTGGCCGCCGCCCTGGTCGGGGATCCGGCCCATGACCGGGTGATCGTCCTGTCGCGTCGTCCCCCGGCCGAGGCCGCGGCGGCGGAGGCCGGGGCGCGGCTGGTCTGGATCGCCGCCGACATTCTCGACGAGGCCAGCCTGGCCGAGGCCGCCCGGCAGATCGGCGCCCTGGGGGTGCCGACCTTGATCCTGATCGCCACCGGCCTGCTGCATGGCGACGGCCTGGCCCCGGAAAAGTCCCTGCGCAACCTGAATTCCGAGGCCCTGACCCGGGTCCTGCAGGTCAATGCCGTGGGCCCGGCCCTGGTGGCCAAGCATCTTCTGCCCCTGACACCGCGCGATCGTCCCAGCGTCCTGGCCGCCCTGTCGGCCCGGGTCGGCAGTATCGGCGACAACCAGCTGGGCGGCTGGTACGGCTACCGCGCCTCCAAGGCGGCCCTGAATATGCTGATCCGCACCCTGGCCGTCGAACATCGCCGCACTCGCCCTCTCGGCGTCTGTGTGGTCCTGCATCCCGGCACGGTGGCGACGGCCCTGAGCGCGCCCTTCCAGACCGGCGTCCCCGACGGGAAACTGTTCACGCCGGTGCAGTCGGCCGCCGCCCTGCTGGCGGTGGTCGCGGGCCTCGGCCCCGAGGCCAATGGCGGCTTCTATGCCTGGGACGGATCTCCGATCGCATGGTGA
- a CDS encoding NAD(P)/FAD-dependent oxidoreductase has product MTAAATPRTAVIGAGMAGLTCATALQAAGRTVVVFDKARGPGGRMSTRRQALDGGEVAFDHGTPAFAATGSDFQAQVETWRQAGLVAPWPAAGEGQFIGLPAMNAPLKAMAALLETRWSHTITGLSRDGSGWRLVGTTEDEGPFDQIVLALPAEQAAVLLAPVQPDFAAVVEAVRSEPCWTLMAVFAQPVPSPKAVLTGGAGVAYAGREADKPGRSGTEAWVIQAGPDWSRTHLELTPEAAVPLLLAGFEALLGEAAPVAVSAVAHRWRYARPLAAAREPLWDPALGLGVCGDGLGGGSVEGAWRSGHRLAQRLVTA; this is encoded by the coding sequence ATGACCGCAGCCGCGACGCCCCGCACCGCCGTGATCGGCGCCGGTATGGCCGGTCTGACCTGTGCCACCGCCCTGCAGGCCGCCGGTCGGACGGTCGTGGTCTTCGACAAGGCGCGGGGTCCGGGGGGCCGAATGTCGACACGGCGACAGGCCCTGGACGGGGGCGAGGTCGCCTTTGATCACGGGACGCCCGCCTTTGCCGCCACCGGCAGCGACTTTCAGGCCCAGGTCGAGACCTGGCGGCAGGCGGGTCTGGTCGCCCCCTGGCCCGCTGCGGGCGAGGGACAGTTCATCGGACTTCCGGCCATGAACGCGCCCCTCAAGGCCATGGCCGCCCTGCTGGAGACCCGCTGGAGCCATACGATCACGGGGCTGTCGCGCGACGGTTCCGGCTGGCGTCTGGTCGGGACGACGGAGGACGAAGGCCCCTTCGACCAGATCGTCCTGGCCCTGCCGGCGGAACAGGCTGCCGTTCTGCTGGCCCCGGTCCAACCCGACTTCGCGGCGGTGGTAGAGGCCGTCCGCTCCGAGCCGTGCTGGACCCTGATGGCGGTCTTTGCGCAACCGGTGCCAAGCCCAAAGGCCGTTCTGACCGGGGGCGCAGGGGTGGCCTATGCCGGGCGCGAGGCCGACAAGCCGGGACGCAGCGGGACGGAGGCCTGGGTGATCCAGGCCGGCCCGGACTGGTCGCGGACCCATCTGGAGCTCACCCCTGAAGCGGCCGTTCCTCTGCTGCTGGCCGGGTTCGAGGCTCTGCTGGGCGAGGCCGCGCCGGTTGCCGTGTCGGCCGTGGCCCACCGCTGGCGCTATGCCCGGCCCCTGGCCGCGGCGCGCGAACCGCTCTGGGACCCGGCCCTGGGGCTCGGGGTCTGCGGCGACGGGCTGGGCGGCGGCAGCGTCGAGGGGGCCTGGCGCTCGGGCCATCGGCTGGCGCAGCGGCTGGTGACCGCATGA
- the murJ gene encoding murein biosynthesis integral membrane protein MurJ gives MNDTAPSDAAPKKAPGMIRSSAIYSGLTLVSRLMGFVRDLVISYFLGASANFAADAFNTAQMFPNLFRRIFAEGAFAAAFVPAYSKTLDRDGAEVADKLAADAMATIAAFTVGLTLISQAAMPWLMMVISPGFGFGTDKYKLAVILTQITMPYLPCMAIVALLSGVLNARGKFIVSAAAPILLNLVTLIAVIPTRNAHDAAVAASWGILAAGVCQVLLLVWAVRKAGATIRWRLPRLTPEIKSLIALAVPGAIAASASQINITISGVLASHVNGARTWLAYADRLYQLPLGLVGVAIGVALLPRLSRAVAAEDRREAQTAMDQAIIFALALTLPAAVALFSIPYFLIDGLFTRGEFTAFDARQTANALLHYGWGTPAFVLARILSPAFFARGDTKSPMRFALVSVAINIGLGLALFPVMGVPGLAAATSAASWINVLQMVLTLSKRGDYTPSAMAWGKIVRVLAASVSLGLILAAMSHWRAAIEAPILAMGVGAAKELAILATCVLAAGLYPVLLLLSGGVTLAEARMVLRRGAGR, from the coding sequence GTGAACGACACCGCCCCCTCCGACGCCGCCCCGAAAAAAGCCCCCGGCATGATCCGGTCTTCGGCGATCTATTCCGGCCTGACCCTGGTCAGTCGCCTGATGGGCTTTGTGCGCGATCTGGTGATCTCGTATTTCCTCGGGGCCAGCGCCAATTTCGCGGCCGACGCCTTCAATACCGCCCAGATGTTCCCCAACCTGTTTCGGCGGATCTTCGCCGAGGGGGCCTTCGCGGCGGCCTTCGTGCCGGCCTATTCCAAGACCCTGGATCGGGACGGGGCCGAGGTCGCCGACAAGCTGGCGGCCGATGCCATGGCCACCATCGCCGCCTTTACGGTCGGCCTGACCCTGATCTCCCAGGCGGCCATGCCGTGGCTGATGATGGTGATCAGCCCGGGCTTCGGCTTCGGCACCGACAAGTACAAGCTGGCCGTGATCCTGACCCAGATCACCATGCCCTACCTGCCCTGTATGGCGATCGTGGCCCTGCTGTCGGGCGTGCTGAACGCCCGGGGCAAGTTCATCGTCTCGGCCGCCGCGCCGATCCTGCTGAACCTCGTGACCCTGATCGCCGTGATCCCGACCCGCAATGCCCATGACGCGGCGGTGGCGGCCTCCTGGGGCATTCTGGCGGCCGGGGTGTGCCAGGTGCTGCTGCTGGTCTGGGCGGTGCGCAAGGCGGGAGCCACGATCCGCTGGCGGCTGCCGCGCCTGACGCCCGAGATCAAAAGCCTGATCGCCCTGGCCGTACCCGGGGCCATCGCCGCCAGCGCCAGCCAGATCAACATCACCATCTCCGGCGTGCTGGCCAGCCATGTGAACGGAGCGCGGACCTGGCTGGCCTATGCCGACCGCCTCTATCAGCTGCCACTCGGCCTGGTGGGCGTCGCCATCGGGGTCGCCCTGCTGCCGCGCCTGTCGCGGGCCGTGGCGGCCGAGGATCGCCGCGAAGCCCAGACGGCCATGGACCAGGCCATCATCTTCGCCCTGGCCCTGACCCTGCCGGCCGCCGTGGCCCTGTTCAGCATTCCCTATTTCCTGATCGACGGCCTTTTCACCCGCGGAGAATTCACGGCGTTCGACGCCCGTCAGACGGCCAATGCCCTGCTGCACTATGGCTGGGGCACCCCGGCCTTCGTCCTGGCCCGCATCCTGTCGCCGGCCTTCTTCGCACGCGGCGACACCAAGAGCCCGATGCGTTTCGCCTTGGTTTCGGTGGCGATCAATATCGGCCTGGGCCTCGCCCTGTTCCCGGTCATGGGCGTGCCCGGCCTGGCCGCCGCGACCAGTGCCGCCTCCTGGATCAATGTGCTGCAGATGGTCCTGACCCTGAGCAAGCGCGGTGACTACACGCCCAGCGCCATGGCCTGGGGCAAGATCGTGCGGGTGCTGGCGGCCAGCGTCTCACTGGGCCTGATCCTGGCGGCGATGTCGCACTGGCGCGCCGCCATCGAGGCCCCGATCCTGGCCATGGGCGTCGGTGCGGCCAAGGAGCTGGCCATCCTGGCGACCTGCGTCCTGGCGGCGGGCCTCTATCCTGTGCTGTTGCTGCTCTCCGGCGGCGTGACCCTTGCCGAGGCCCGGATGGTGCTGCGGCGCGGGGCGGGGCGCTGA
- the trpS gene encoding tryptophan--tRNA ligase: MTDQAPVAAYAGPARVLSGVQPSGALHLGNYLGALVKFARLQHEIDTFIFVADLHAITVWQEPAALAQQTREIAAAYLAAGLDPAKATIFPQSAVPEHAELAWIFQCVARLGWLDRMTQFKEKSGKNKERSSVGLYTYPVLQAADILIYKATHVPVGEDQKQHLELTRDIAAKFNHDFNAPAFFPQPDPLIQGPGARIMSLRDGSAKMSKSDPSDYSRINLTDDADAIATKVKKARTDPEPLPETLEDLATRPEADNLVGIFAALDGRTKAQVLADYAGKGFGTFKPALAELAVEKLAPVGERMRSLLADPAEIDRILARGAERAREVAAPTVAEVKKLVGFWGA, translated from the coding sequence ATGACCGACCAAGCTCCCGTCGCCGCCTATGCGGGCCCCGCCCGTGTGCTCTCCGGCGTGCAACCCTCCGGCGCCCTGCACCTGGGCAACTATCTCGGCGCGCTGGTGAAGTTCGCCCGCCTGCAGCACGAGATCGACACCTTCATCTTCGTGGCCGACCTGCATGCCATCACGGTGTGGCAGGAGCCGGCCGCCCTGGCCCAGCAGACCCGCGAGATCGCCGCCGCCTATCTGGCCGCCGGTCTCGATCCGGCCAAGGCCACGATCTTCCCGCAATCGGCCGTGCCCGAGCATGCCGAGCTGGCCTGGATCTTCCAGTGCGTCGCCCGCCTCGGCTGGCTGGATCGGATGACCCAGTTCAAGGAAAAGAGCGGCAAGAACAAGGAACGCTCCAGCGTGGGCCTCTACACCTATCCGGTGCTGCAGGCTGCCGACATCCTGATCTACAAGGCCACCCACGTGCCGGTCGGCGAGGACCAGAAGCAGCATCTGGAACTGACCCGCGACATCGCCGCCAAGTTCAACCACGATTTCAACGCTCCGGCGTTCTTCCCGCAACCCGACCCGCTGATCCAGGGCCCCGGTGCCCGGATCATGAGCCTGCGCGACGGCTCGGCCAAGATGAGCAAGTCCGACCCGTCGGACTATAGCCGCATCAACCTGACCGACGACGCCGACGCCATCGCCACCAAGGTCAAGAAGGCCCGCACCGATCCCGAGCCCCTGCCGGAAACCCTGGAAGACCTGGCCACCCGGCCCGAGGCCGATAATCTGGTCGGCATCTTCGCCGCTCTGGACGGCCGGACGAAGGCGCAGGTTCTGGCCGACTATGCCGGCAAGGGCTTTGGGACCTTCAAGCCGGCCCTGGCCGAGCTGGCGGTCGAGAAGCTGGCCCCGGTGGGTGAGCGCATGCGGTCCCTGCTGGCCGATCCGGCCGAGATCGACCGTATTCTCGCCAGGGGCGCGGAGCGGGCTCGCGAAGTGGCAGCCCCGACCGTGGCCGAGGTCAAGAAACTGGTGGGGTTCTGGGGGGCTTGA
- a CDS encoding cytochrome P450: MSDGSIDLSADARAKAWSIPLEDYHVADPVLFQADAMWPYFERMRKEDPVHWSKGDEETGPYWSVTKYNDIMAVDTNHAVFSSDAHLGGITIRNFDEDFVLPMFIAMDPPKHDIQRKTVSPIVSPQNLAKLEGLIRERVNLILDDLPIGEPFDWVDKVSIELTTQMLATLFDFPWEERRKLTRWSDIATASPESGLIESEEARRAELLECLAYFTNLWNERVNATEPGGDLISMLAHGEATRDMPPMEYLGNIILLIVGGNDTTRNSLTGGLYALSKNPEQEAKLRANPELIPSMVSEIIRWQTPLAHMRRTALEDVELAGKTIKKGDKVVMWYVSGNRDDTVIENADSFIIDRENPRRHLSFGFGIHRCVGNRLAEMQLKIVWEEILKRFPKIEVLDEPRRVYSSFVKGYETLTVRIPERV, from the coding sequence ATGAGCGATGGCTCGATTGATCTGAGCGCCGATGCGCGCGCCAAGGCTTGGTCCATTCCCCTTGAGGACTACCATGTGGCTGACCCGGTCCTGTTCCAGGCCGATGCCATGTGGCCCTATTTCGAGCGCATGCGGAAAGAGGATCCGGTCCACTGGTCCAAGGGCGACGAGGAGACGGGCCCCTACTGGTCGGTCACCAAGTACAACGACATCATGGCCGTCGACACCAATCACGCGGTGTTCTCGTCCGACGCCCATCTGGGCGGCATCACCATCCGGAACTTCGACGAGGACTTCGTCCTGCCGATGTTCATCGCCATGGACCCGCCCAAGCACGACATCCAGCGCAAGACCGTCAGCCCGATCGTCTCGCCCCAGAACCTTGCCAAGCTGGAAGGCCTGATCCGCGAGCGGGTGAACCTGATCCTCGACGACCTGCCGATCGGCGAGCCCTTCGACTGGGTCGACAAGGTGTCGATCGAGCTGACCACCCAGATGCTGGCCACCCTGTTCGATTTCCCGTGGGAAGAGCGCCGCAAGCTGACCCGCTGGTCGGACATCGCCACCGCCTCGCCGGAAAGCGGCCTGATCGAAAGCGAAGAGGCCCGCCGGGCCGAGCTGCTCGAGTGCCTGGCCTATTTCACCAATCTCTGGAACGAGCGCGTCAATGCCACCGAGCCCGGCGGCGACCTGATCTCGATGCTCGCCCATGGCGAGGCCACGCGCGACATGCCGCCGATGGAGTATCTGGGCAACATCATCCTGCTGATCGTCGGCGGCAATGACACGACCCGCAACTCCCTGACCGGCGGCCTCTATGCCCTGTCCAAGAATCCGGAACAGGAAGCCAAGCTGCGGGCCAATCCCGAGCTGATCCCGTCGATGGTGTCGGAGATCATCCGCTGGCAGACGCCCCTGGCCCACATGCGCCGCACGGCTCTGGAAGACGTCGAACTGGCCGGCAAGACCATCAAGAAGGGCGACAAGGTCGTCATGTGGTACGTCTCGGGCAACCGCGACGACACGGTGATCGAGAACGCCGACAGCTTCATCATCGACCGCGAAAACCCCCGCCGCCACCTGTCGTTCGGCTTCGGCATCCACCGCTGCGTGGGCAATCGCCTCGCCGAGATGCAGCTGAAGATCGTCTGGGAAGAGATCCTCAAGCGCTTCCCGAAGATCGAAGTGCTCGACGAACCGCGCCGGGTCTATTCCAGCTTCGTGAAGGGTTACGAGACCCTGACGGTGCGGATCCCCGAGCGGGTCTAG
- a CDS encoding NifU family protein encodes MFIQTETTPNPEVLKFLPGREVLGEGAREFKTAAEAESSPLAKALFQLGDVTRVFFGPDFLTVTKDPDAEWPHLKAPILAAIMDHFTSGRPLLLDATASGHDDDGVYDEDASQIVAEIKELLDTRIRPAVAQDGGDIVFSRFEPATGVVWLHMRGACSGCPSSSATLKSGVENMLKHYVPEVTRVEQTL; translated from the coding sequence ATGTTCATCCAGACCGAAACCACTCCCAATCCCGAGGTCCTGAAGTTCCTGCCCGGCCGTGAAGTGCTGGGTGAGGGCGCACGCGAGTTCAAGACGGCAGCAGAGGCCGAGTCCTCGCCGCTGGCCAAGGCTCTGTTCCAGCTGGGCGACGTGACGCGGGTCTTCTTCGGACCTGATTTCCTGACCGTGACCAAGGATCCCGATGCCGAGTGGCCGCATCTGAAGGCCCCGATCCTGGCCGCGATTATGGACCATTTCACCAGCGGCCGGCCCCTGCTGCTGGATGCCACAGCCAGCGGGCACGATGACGACGGCGTCTATGACGAGGACGCCAGCCAGATCGTCGCCGAGATCAAGGAACTGCTCGACACCCGCATCCGCCCGGCCGTGGCCCAGGACGGTGGCGATATTGTCTTCAGCCGGTTCGAACCGGCCACGGGCGTGGTCTGGCTGCACATGCGCGGGGCCTGTTCGGGCTGTCCGTCCTCTTCGGCCACTCTGAAGTCGGGCGTCGAGAACATGCTCAAGCACTATGTGCCCGAGGTCACCCGGGTCGAGCAGACGCTGTAG
- a CDS encoding malonic semialdehyde reductase — protein MAKLDAPALAQLFTEARTRNGWKTDPLPESLLRELYDLVKFGPTAANSTPARFVFVTSPDAKARLAALSSGSNGPKILQAPATVIIGYDLDFPETLDKLFPHAPGAKNWFGDPVAKEWGAFRNSSLQGGYFILAARALGLDVGAMSGFDNAGVDAEFFAGTNIKSNFIASIGYGTDDGLFPRSPRLDFEEAAQIV, from the coding sequence ATGGCCAAGCTCGACGCCCCGGCGCTCGCCCAACTGTTCACCGAAGCCCGCACCCGCAACGGCTGGAAAACCGACCCGCTGCCTGAAAGCCTGCTGCGCGAGCTGTATGACCTGGTGAAGTTCGGGCCCACGGCCGCCAACTCCACCCCGGCCCGGTTTGTCTTCGTGACCAGCCCGGACGCCAAGGCCAGGCTGGCGGCTCTGTCCTCCGGCTCCAACGGCCCCAAGATCCTGCAGGCCCCGGCCACGGTGATCATCGGCTATGATCTGGATTTCCCGGAAACCCTCGACAAGCTGTTCCCCCACGCCCCGGGGGCCAAGAACTGGTTCGGCGACCCCGTGGCCAAGGAGTGGGGCGCGTTCCGCAACAGCTCGCTGCAGGGCGGCTATTTCATCCTCGCGGCCCGGGCCCTGGGGCTCGATGTCGGGGCGATGTCGGGCTTCGACAATGCCGGCGTCGATGCCGAATTCTTCGCCGGCACCAACATCAAGTCCAACTTCATCGCCTCGATCGGTTACGGCACGGACGATGGCCTGTTTCCGCGCAGCCCGCGCCTCGACTTCGAGGAAGCGGCACAGATCGTCTGA
- the tsaB gene encoding tRNA (adenosine(37)-N6)-threonylcarbamoyltransferase complex dimerization subunit type 1 TsaB, giving the protein MILAIDTCLGASSVAILAGDQMLAARTEPMTRGHQERIGVLAREVALEAGVAFSDLTRIGVTIGPGSFTGLRVGLAFAKGLATALSIPCIGVSTLEALAHGTPGFVAAVLDARMSQVYLQVFDGRIALMAPDALDLGSAAARLAELHGGQAVTLIGSGAPLLAETFPRATILTPAAPDPVAIARLAAARPVPLHSPRPLYLRAPYATLPAGPVAS; this is encoded by the coding sequence ATGATCCTGGCCATCGACACCTGCCTGGGCGCGAGCTCGGTCGCGATCCTGGCCGGTGACCAGATGCTGGCCGCCCGGACCGAGCCCATGACAAGGGGTCATCAGGAACGGATCGGGGTCCTGGCGCGCGAGGTCGCCCTTGAGGCCGGGGTGGCCTTTTCCGACCTGACCCGAATCGGTGTGACCATAGGACCCGGCTCGTTTACCGGCCTGAGGGTGGGTCTGGCCTTTGCCAAGGGTCTGGCCACCGCCCTGTCTATCCCCTGTATCGGCGTGAGTACCCTGGAAGCCCTGGCCCATGGCACTCCCGGCTTCGTCGCCGCCGTGCTCGATGCCCGGATGAGCCAGGTCTATCTGCAGGTCTTCGACGGTCGCATCGCCCTGATGGCGCCTGACGCCCTCGATCTGGGCTCGGCGGCGGCAAGGCTGGCCGAACTGCATGGCGGTCAGGCCGTGACCCTGATCGGCTCGGGCGCGCCCCTATTGGCCGAAACCTTTCCCAGGGCGACGATCCTGACGCCTGCGGCGCCGGATCCGGTCGCCATTGCCCGCCTGGCCGCCGCGCGGCCCGTCCCCCTGCATTCGCCCCGCCCACTCTATCTGCGCGCGCCCTATGCCACCCTTCCGGCTGGCCCGGTCGCGTCATGA
- a CDS encoding GNAT family N-acetyltransferase has translation MILRPVGLEACFSLADLHDRAFERPWSALALEDLLNSPGVFAVLGEAGDPAVEKGFILCRSIAGEAEILTIAVDPAARRRGWGSALVEMAAGIAAETGSDALFLEVAADNAAALGLYASAGFARVGLRRGYYPHPEGDRDAVVMRRALNT, from the coding sequence ATGATCCTTCGTCCCGTGGGCCTTGAGGCCTGTTTCAGTCTGGCGGACCTGCATGACCGCGCCTTCGAGCGGCCCTGGAGTGCCCTGGCCCTTGAAGACCTGCTGAACTCGCCCGGTGTCTTCGCGGTTCTGGGCGAGGCCGGCGATCCGGCTGTCGAGAAGGGCTTCATCCTGTGCCGCTCGATTGCAGGTGAGGCCGAGATCCTGACCATCGCCGTCGACCCTGCCGCGCGCCGCCGGGGCTGGGGCTCCGCCCTGGTGGAGATGGCGGCCGGAATCGCAGCGGAAACCGGCTCAGACGCCCTGTTTCTGGAAGTCGCGGCCGACAATGCCGCTGCCCTGGGGCTCTATGCTTCAGCCGGTTTTGCCAGGGTTGGTCTGCGCCGGGGCTATTATCCCCATCCGGAGGGCGACCGGGACGCAGTTGTCATGCGCCGGGCGCTTAACACATAA
- a CDS encoding Fur family transcriptional regulator yields MDRLEKLCIDKGMRMTDQRRVIARVLSAADDHPDVEELHRRAHSVDPHISIATVYRTVRLFEESGIIERHDFRDGRSRYEETPSHHHDHLIDMKTGKVVEFVDEEIEALQTAIARKLGYKLIDHRLELYGVPIEE; encoded by the coding sequence TTGGATCGACTTGAAAAGCTGTGCATCGATAAGGGCATGCGCATGACCGACCAGCGCCGCGTGATCGCGCGCGTACTGTCGGCGGCCGACGACCATCCGGATGTCGAAGAGCTGCACCGCCGCGCCCACTCGGTCGATCCGCATATTTCCATCGCCACGGTCTACCGGACGGTGCGCCTGTTCGAGGAGAGCGGCATCATCGAGCGTCACGACTTCCGCGACGGTCGCTCGCGTTACGAAGAGACGCCCAGCCACCATCACGACCACCTGATCGACATGAAGACCGGCAAGGTGGTCGAGTTTGTCGATGAGGAGATCGAGGCCCTGCAGACGGCCATCGCCCGCAAGCTCGGCTACAAGCTGATCGACCACCGCCTGGAACTCTACGGGGTTCCGATCGAGGAGTGA